ACTAACCGTTAATTTGAACATTTGAGCAATTTCTCCTTATACTTGAATTCATGATGTTACATCAATGGTTCGACATACAAAAGGTAGAATCATTTATTTTGCGACATATACATATGTGAAAAAAGAGTGACTCCATACTCGCTGTCAGCGAATGAGAAGTCACTCTTTTTGCATTACCTATTAATAGACATCGCGTTGGTAGCGTCCTTGCTTTTGCAGTTCGCTAAGATAGGCTTCCGCTTCTTCAGCGGAAAGTTTGCCTTCTTGTTCAATGATCTGAAGAAGTGCGTTGTGGACATCCTTCGCCATGTTCGTCTTATCTCCACACACGTAGAAGTAGGCTCCTTGTTCCAGCCACTCAAACAATTCTTGGCTGTTCTCCAGCATTTTGTGCTGTACATATACTTTTTGCTCACTGTCGCGGGAGAAAGCAGCGTCGATCTTGGTCAGAACGCCGTCTTGTTGATAGCCTTCCAGCTCGTCTTGATAAAGGAAATCCGTCGCGGCATGCTGGTCTCCAAAGAATAACCAGGATCTTCCTGTTGCTTTCGTCACGGCGCGCTCTTCAATGAAGGAACGGAACGGAGCAATACCTGTCCCCGGACCCACCATGATGATATCTTTCTCTTGAGCTTCCGGCAAATGAAAGTGTTTATTGATTTGAACAAATACTGGCAGTGTATCGCCTTCTTGAATACGCTCGGCAACCTGAACGGAGCATACACCTTTGCGTTCACGTCCGTGAGTTGTATAGCGAACAGCACCAATTGTTAAATGCACTTCATCCGGATGAGCGGCAATACTGCTGGCGATGGAATAGAGACGAGGGGTCATTTTTCTTAAAAGAGAAACGATTTCTTGGGCCGAAGCCTTCCATGGACCGAAATCGCGCAGCATATCGAGTAAATCGCGGCCGTTCGTATATTCTTTCAGCTGATTTGCGTTCTCAGCTAACAAGAGATTTCTCAATGCTTCGTTTTCCGAATATTCTACTGCTTGTTGTAGAATCTTTTTGGATAGCAGCGTAATTTCGAAATGATTGGTCAGCGCATCCTTAAGTGTAAGTGAATCGCCTTCTTTACCAACCGTAACGATAGTATCTCCATCCAACTTTAATTCTTCAAGAAGAGCAGCTACCAGCTCTGGGTCGTTCTGAGGAACAATGCCGAGGGCATAGCCAGGAAGATAAGAAAGGTCGGAGCCTTGTAAGGATAATTCGAGATGCCGCGTTTCTTTTTTCGAGCCGGTTCCGTTTAAGTTAACATTTTTGAGAACTTTCGCTGGAAACGGGTTCGTCCGCGAGTAAGCTCCA
This genomic window from Paenibacillus hexagrammi contains:
- a CDS encoding sulfite reductase subunit alpha, whose protein sequence is MQSTDVQKGPGAYSRTNPFPAKVLKNVNLNGTGSKKETRHLELSLQGSDLSYLPGYALGIVPQNDPELVAALLEELKLDGDTIVTVGKEGDSLTLKDALTNHFEITLLSKKILQQAVEYSENEALRNLLLAENANQLKEYTNGRDLLDMLRDFGPWKASAQEIVSLLRKMTPRLYSIASSIAAHPDEVHLTIGAVRYTTHGRERKGVCSVQVAERIQEGDTLPVFVQINKHFHLPEAQEKDIIMVGPGTGIAPFRSFIEERAVTKATGRSWLFFGDQHAATDFLYQDELEGYQQDGVLTKIDAAFSRDSEQKVYVQHKMLENSQELFEWLEQGAYFYVCGDKTNMAKDVHNALLQIIEQEGKLSAEEAEAYLSELQKQGRYQRDVY